The following coding sequences are from one Tolumonas lignilytica window:
- the ruvX gene encoding Holliday junction resolvase RuvX, which translates to MKEAGQRSLMGFDFGTKSIGVATGQEITGSASPLTSLKANDGIPDWTQIEKILKEWQPDLLIVGLPLNMDGTEQEMTQRARKFGQRLHGRFGFQVEYKDERLTTTDAKARLFEHGGYRALGKSRVDAVSAQLILESWMESHYL; encoded by the coding sequence ATGAAAGAAGCCGGTCAGCGTTCATTAATGGGTTTTGATTTTGGAACCAAAAGTATTGGGGTCGCAACCGGTCAGGAAATCACAGGTTCCGCGTCACCACTTACTTCATTGAAGGCCAATGACGGGATCCCGGATTGGACTCAAATTGAGAAGATTCTCAAGGAATGGCAGCCCGACCTCCTCATTGTGGGTTTACCCCTGAATATGGACGGGACAGAACAGGAAATGACACAGCGTGCCCGAAAATTTGGGCAACGCTTGCATGGTCGTTTCGGATTTCAGGTGGAATACAAGGATGAACGTTTGACCACCACGGATGCCAAAGCCCGATTATTTGAACATGGCGGCTATCGAGCATTAGGAAAAAGCCGGGTGGATGCTGTTTCCGCCCAATTGATTTTAGAGAGCTGGATGGAATCACACTATCTCTGA
- a CDS encoding YqgE/AlgH family protein, with protein sequence MQSLQNYFLVAMPTLNDDFFERSLIYVCEHTEKGAMGLVLNVNLDLDLCQLLTQMRMENASFSLSGKPVLSGGPVSTDRGFVLHTPMDGFHASMSISDELMMTTSLDILSTLGTSAEPKQYLVALGYAGWEEGQLEQELLDNTWLTIPASSEIIFNTPVEDRWLAASKSLGIDIWQIAPEAGHA encoded by the coding sequence ATGCAGTCATTACAGAATTATTTTCTGGTTGCGATGCCAACGCTCAATGATGATTTCTTTGAGCGTTCGCTTATCTATGTATGTGAACATACTGAAAAAGGTGCAATGGGTCTTGTACTCAATGTCAACTTAGACCTTGATCTGTGTCAGTTGCTGACCCAGATGAGAATGGAAAATGCCTCCTTTTCCCTGTCAGGTAAACCGGTTTTGTCTGGTGGGCCGGTGAGCACCGACCGAGGCTTTGTTCTCCACACGCCAATGGATGGCTTTCATGCCTCCATGTCAATCAGCGATGAACTGATGATGACCACCTCATTGGATATTCTATCCACGCTGGGAACGTCTGCCGAACCCAAACAATACTTGGTTGCGCTCGGCTATGCCGGCTGGGAAGAAGGACAGTTAGAACAAGAATTATTGGATAATACTTGGCTGACTATCCCAGCTTCATCCGAAATCATCTTCAATACGCCAGTTGAAGATCGTTGGTTAGCCGCTAGTAAGTCATTAGGCATTGATATCTGGCAGATTGCTCCGGAGGCGGGACACGCATGA
- a CDS encoding FlgO family outer membrane protein, whose translation MKKYRPLVVVAMLMLSACADRTGMNYDGPTREKGLALNRLVSDMTDRLFATKIPGNTVLSPIAVTSMVNLSTLESTNSLGEQISEDFVHELHRRGEVVLDYKITGSIKVTPEGDFSMSRDWTELSKRIPAGRVLTGTMSRNDLGVVLNMRIINMRTRLVEATSQGFVPNELMQGSIDSGRTVLVTKGMVVRGEFPYDQYGRPLTMTH comes from the coding sequence ATGAAAAAATACAGACCATTAGTGGTTGTCGCCATGCTGATGTTATCAGCATGTGCTGATCGAACCGGTATGAACTATGACGGGCCAACAAGAGAAAAAGGGTTGGCATTAAATCGTTTGGTGTCAGATATGACGGATCGATTGTTCGCCACCAAGATACCGGGAAATACAGTGTTATCGCCAATTGCGGTAACGTCGATGGTGAACCTGAGCACATTGGAGAGTACCAATTCGCTTGGGGAGCAAATATCAGAAGATTTTGTGCATGAATTACACCGCCGTGGTGAGGTCGTACTCGACTATAAAATCACGGGCAGCATTAAAGTGACACCGGAAGGTGATTTCTCGATGAGTCGTGATTGGACTGAATTATCGAAACGGATCCCGGCGGGACGAGTGTTAACGGGAACGATGTCTCGGAATGACTTGGGCGTGGTGCTCAATATGCGCATCATCAATATGCGGACCCGTTTGGTAGAAGCCACCTCTCAGGGATTTGTGCCGAATGAGCTGATGCAGGGAAGTATCGATTCCGGTCGTACTGTACTGGTTACCAAAGGCATGGTTGTCAGGGGCGAGTTCCCGTATGACCAGTATGGCCGACCGCTAACGATGACACATTAG
- the gshB gene encoding glutathione synthase: MSIKLGIVMDPINSINIKKDTSFAMLLEAQQRGYELYYMEMSDLYLEQGISYATMRPLEVRQDYSGWYTLGEVIDQPLHELDVILMRKDPPFDTEFIYATYLLERAEDQGTLIVNKPQSLRDANEKLFTAWFAEHTPTTLVTRSASKLRTFHQQHQDVILKPLDGMGGASIFRMKQDDPNVGVIIETLTEHGTRYCMAQTFLPAISDGDKRVLVIDGEPIPYCLARIPSQGETRGNLAAGGRGEPRKLTENDWKIARAVGPTLKAKGLIFVGLDIIGDRLTEINVTSPTCVREIEAEFDINICGLLMDAIERRLSKTS, encoded by the coding sequence ATGAGCATTAAATTAGGTATCGTGATGGATCCTATTAACTCCATCAACATCAAGAAAGACACCAGTTTTGCCATGTTACTGGAAGCACAGCAACGAGGTTACGAACTCTATTATATGGAGATGAGTGATCTTTATCTCGAACAAGGTATCTCTTATGCGACCATGCGTCCGCTGGAAGTCCGTCAGGACTATTCCGGTTGGTATACCTTAGGGGAAGTGATTGATCAGCCGTTGCATGAGCTTGATGTGATCCTGATGCGTAAAGATCCGCCTTTTGATACCGAATTTATCTATGCTACTTATCTGCTTGAACGAGCGGAAGATCAAGGCACGCTGATCGTCAACAAACCGCAGAGTTTACGTGATGCCAACGAAAAATTGTTTACTGCCTGGTTTGCAGAGCATACCCCGACAACGCTCGTTACTCGTTCAGCTAGCAAATTACGCACATTCCACCAGCAACATCAGGATGTGATATTGAAACCATTGGATGGTATGGGTGGTGCTTCTATTTTCCGCATGAAACAAGACGACCCTAATGTCGGTGTGATCATAGAAACATTAACTGAGCACGGAACACGGTATTGCATGGCGCAAACTTTTTTGCCAGCAATCAGTGACGGCGATAAACGCGTACTGGTGATTGATGGCGAGCCAATCCCTTATTGCTTGGCAAGAATTCCTTCTCAGGGTGAAACCCGCGGTAATCTGGCTGCCGGTGGTCGTGGTGAGCCAAGAAAACTCACGGAAAATGACTGGAAAATTGCCCGTGCGGTGGGTCCAACACTGAAAGCAAAAGGTTTAATTTTCGTTGGTCTGGATATTATCGGTGATCGTTTGACTGAAATTAACGTCACCAGTCCAACCTGTGTCCGGGAAATTGAAGCCGAATTTGATATTAATATTTGTGGTTTGCTGATGGATGCCATCGAGCGTCGTCTGAGCAAAACCAGTTAA
- a CDS encoding SprT family zinc-dependent metalloprotease codes for MLSISNITGLIQIEVAASHYLALAARYFNREFAHPKITLDQRGKCAGTARLRDWHIRLNPVLLQDNPHEFEQEVIPHEIAHLVVHAIWGRVKPHGVEWQKVMWEVFNIPPRTTHKMDVTKVQGAVYAYQCDCQQHQLSVRRHRAVLRGDRQYCCRRCGSTLQPLADTIHSSPRR; via the coding sequence ATGCTAAGTATCTCCAACATCACCGGTCTGATTCAGATAGAAGTGGCGGCCAGCCATTATCTTGCCTTGGCTGCCCGTTACTTTAATCGCGAATTTGCCCACCCCAAAATCACCTTGGATCAACGCGGTAAATGCGCAGGCACAGCTCGTCTGCGCGACTGGCATATCCGGCTTAACCCTGTTCTGTTGCAAGACAATCCGCATGAATTTGAACAGGAAGTGATCCCGCATGAAATAGCACATCTAGTCGTCCACGCTATCTGGGGACGGGTAAAACCGCATGGAGTGGAATGGCAGAAGGTGATGTGGGAGGTATTTAACATCCCTCCCCGCACAACACATAAGATGGATGTAACCAAAGTGCAGGGTGCAGTGTACGCATACCAATGCGACTGCCAGCAACATCAGCTATCTGTGCGACGTCACCGCGCAGTGTTACGCGGTGACCGGCAGTATTGTTGTCGCCGTTGTGGTTCTACTCTGCAACCACTCGCTGACACAATACACTCATCCCCTCGCCGATAA
- the rsmE gene encoding 16S rRNA (uracil(1498)-N(3))-methyltransferase, translating into MRVPRIYQNSPLSIGATISLDEDAANHVGRVLRMVPDQEICLFNGQGGQYQAVIIDSGKKHVTVRLTEFTDHTVESPLAIHLGQVISRGDKMEFTIQKSVELGVNVITPLWSSRCGVKLQGDRLDKKLEQWQKIAISACEQCGRNSVPIIRPVMSLEKWLAEPTEELKLTLHPRANYSVGTLPEPTNGIRLVIGPEGGLSDEEIALTQQFDFQEMLLGPRILRTETAALTAITALQCRFGDLC; encoded by the coding sequence ATGCGTGTTCCACGAATTTACCAAAACTCGCCGTTGAGTATTGGTGCTACCATCTCTTTAGATGAAGATGCGGCGAATCATGTTGGCCGTGTATTACGCATGGTACCTGATCAAGAAATTTGTCTTTTTAATGGACAAGGTGGTCAGTATCAGGCCGTCATCATTGATAGTGGGAAAAAACACGTTACTGTCCGATTGACGGAATTTACAGATCATACGGTCGAATCACCGCTGGCTATCCATTTAGGACAAGTTATAAGCCGTGGCGATAAAATGGAATTTACGATCCAAAAATCGGTAGAACTTGGTGTAAACGTGATCACCCCATTATGGTCTTCCCGATGTGGCGTTAAATTACAAGGCGACCGACTAGATAAAAAGCTGGAACAATGGCAAAAAATCGCCATCAGTGCCTGTGAACAGTGTGGCCGCAATTCCGTACCAATCATTCGTCCGGTTATGTCATTGGAAAAATGGCTGGCGGAACCGACGGAAGAATTGAAATTGACGTTACACCCGCGAGCCAATTATTCAGTTGGTACCTTACCTGAACCAACCAATGGGATCCGCTTGGTCATTGGCCCTGAAGGGGGTCTATCTGACGAAGAAATTGCCTTGACGCAACAATTCGATTTTCAGGAAATGCTGCTTGGCCCTCGCATTTTACGAACTGAAACTGCGGCCCTGACGGCGATTACTGCTCTGCAATGCCGTTTCGGCGATCTGTGTTAG
- a CDS encoding flagella assembly protein FlgT has protein sequence MKRWILLLLCIISLPLQAAWYKTIGSAAIINNDEEYARQQAIQDALRQAMLKAGASVSSIESLSNGALTRDDFQIRANSEVRQYQLLDEEIRDERIFVHVRSYIVADRSGCSGGLYAKNISLIRFNWQHKDDARYGQIYDLNKAITRALFERLGQQRQIFVTHNWLDNNLGVEPGKLHQGDSAFAQQIRSLAEQTNSQYMLFGSITDASIQKPEQGILDNVFPGTWFRNPLRHFTLQLYLYDGLTGQLLEQPFYQTQAHWTFDREAVVDPASQDFWQSSYGLEITATLNRINEELKGRLQCERPTARIIRVDGLDYHINLGKTNGLKVGDRFHILHKADFTDTDGQEHPLRNAASGTMEVSKVYAENAVLRPLSQYAPGNIQVNDLAELE, from the coding sequence ATGAAACGTTGGATTCTTTTACTCTTATGCATAATATCACTCCCCTTGCAGGCGGCTTGGTATAAAACGATTGGCAGTGCCGCAATCATTAATAACGATGAAGAGTATGCGCGTCAGCAAGCCATTCAAGATGCCTTGCGGCAGGCGATGTTAAAAGCCGGCGCATCCGTATCCAGCATCGAGAGTTTAAGTAATGGCGCACTGACTCGCGATGATTTCCAGATCCGAGCAAACAGTGAAGTCCGACAATATCAGCTGCTGGATGAAGAGATCCGGGATGAACGTATTTTTGTTCATGTCCGTTCTTATATTGTCGCTGATCGTTCTGGATGCAGTGGCGGGCTATATGCGAAGAATATATCCCTGATCCGCTTTAACTGGCAGCACAAAGACGATGCGCGCTATGGTCAGATTTATGATCTCAATAAAGCAATTACCCGTGCTTTATTTGAACGCCTCGGTCAGCAACGTCAGATTTTTGTCACTCATAACTGGCTGGACAATAATCTCGGTGTCGAGCCCGGTAAACTACACCAAGGTGATAGTGCTTTTGCACAACAGATCCGCAGTTTGGCAGAACAAACCAACAGCCAATATATGCTTTTTGGCAGCATTACCGATGCCTCCATTCAAAAACCAGAACAGGGTATTCTGGATAATGTTTTTCCGGGTACCTGGTTTAGAAACCCTCTCCGGCATTTCACGCTGCAGCTCTATCTTTATGATGGATTAACCGGACAGTTGCTTGAACAACCTTTTTATCAGACTCAAGCACACTGGACCTTTGATCGTGAAGCCGTCGTTGACCCAGCGAGCCAGGATTTCTGGCAATCATCATATGGTCTGGAAATAACCGCAACGCTGAATCGGATCAACGAGGAACTCAAAGGCCGTCTGCAATGTGAACGTCCTACGGCTCGAATTATCCGCGTTGATGGGCTTGATTATCATATCAACTTAGGGAAAACCAACGGACTTAAAGTGGGTGATCGTTTCCATATTCTGCATAAAGCTGATTTTACGGATACGGATGGGCAAGAACATCCGCTTCGGAACGCCGCGTCCGGTACGATGGAAGTTAGCAAAGTCTATGCAGAAAATGCAGTATTGCGCCCCTTATCACAATATGCACCAGGCAATATTCAGGTAAATGATTTGGCTGAATTGGAGTAG
- a CDS encoding LPP20 family lipoprotein has product MSRFIWIIALVSSVFLASCTTHRITRYTHEAPDEFPVLRSVGYGIIDVQPGPTRSEKILQAIRASRLDAYRELTEQVYGNAIQADTTYKDNRQASNRMHANVDGLLRGARVVKSYPVDNMYATELELDTKVLYNLYQMDHAY; this is encoded by the coding sequence ATGTCTCGTTTCATATGGATTATTGCATTAGTGAGCTCTGTCTTTTTGGCGAGTTGCACGACTCACCGGATTACACGCTATACACATGAAGCACCGGATGAATTTCCGGTATTACGCTCTGTAGGGTATGGCATTATTGATGTTCAGCCAGGCCCTACACGTTCTGAAAAGATCTTGCAGGCTATCCGGGCCTCTCGGCTTGATGCTTATCGCGAATTGACTGAACAAGTTTATGGGAATGCCATTCAGGCTGACACTACATATAAAGATAACCGTCAGGCCAGCAATCGTATGCATGCAAATGTCGATGGCTTATTACGTGGGGCTCGGGTAGTGAAAAGTTACCCTGTCGATAATATGTATGCCACCGAATTGGAGTTAGATACCAAGGTACTTTATAACCTGTATCAAATGGATCATGCCTATTAA
- a CDS encoding DUF5718 family protein, whose amino-acid sequence MELTQLIGFGVAGNFAGHLEQAGEASDFVNVKVKDTIQPKAIFPFYVPHHSDSFLSVYPVSHDRIQFPKGADNLQIEPEVCLICDVEYENNQVKALVPREFAAFNDCSIRRPGARKISEKKNWGAASKGMSLQRLALDKFSAGGELDHYHIASFLRRNNVCHAYGLDSPAIEYSYFHETLLDWVIEKMNNQKDEGPAEDIAALLAKAKYPQRVIISIGATRYTPFGEQNFLQPGDESIVVVYDARRYNADQIKQMASSGELIGEGMSVLCQRVVAE is encoded by the coding sequence ATGGAATTAACCCAACTGATTGGTTTTGGCGTTGCAGGTAATTTTGCAGGACATCTGGAACAAGCTGGTGAAGCCAGCGATTTTGTAAATGTAAAAGTCAAAGACACTATTCAGCCTAAAGCTATCTTTCCGTTTTATGTTCCACATCACTCAGACAGTTTTTTAAGTGTCTATCCGGTATCACATGATCGTATTCAATTCCCGAAAGGGGCTGATAATCTGCAGATCGAACCGGAAGTTTGTCTGATCTGCGACGTCGAATATGAAAACAATCAGGTAAAAGCATTAGTTCCCCGCGAATTTGCGGCATTCAATGATTGCTCTATTCGGCGTCCGGGTGCACGAAAGATCAGTGAAAAGAAAAACTGGGGCGCGGCCAGTAAAGGGATGTCATTGCAACGACTTGCGTTAGATAAATTCTCCGCTGGTGGAGAACTGGATCATTACCACATTGCCAGTTTTCTGCGCCGTAACAACGTATGCCACGCTTACGGACTGGATAGCCCGGCCATTGAGTACAGTTATTTTCATGAGACTTTGCTGGATTGGGTCATTGAAAAGATGAATAACCAGAAGGATGAAGGTCCGGCAGAAGACATTGCGGCGTTACTGGCAAAGGCTAAATATCCGCAGCGTGTCATTATCAGTATCGGTGCCACCCGTTATACGCCATTTGGTGAGCAGAATTTTTTGCAACCAGGTGATGAGAGCATTGTTGTAGTGTATGACGCGCGACGTTATAACGCTGACCAAATAAAGCAAATGGCAAGCTCTGGCGAGCTTATCGGCGAGGGGATGAGTGTATTGTGTCAGCGAGTGGTTGCAGAGTAG